One window from the genome of Andrena cerasifolii isolate SP2316 chromosome 3, iyAndCera1_principal, whole genome shotgun sequence encodes:
- the Cysrs gene encoding cysteine--tRNA ligase, cytoplasmic, which yields MSKRTQPAWAAPQKKNTSVLKLYNSLTREKEVFVPQFGNRILWYSCGPTVYDASHMGHARSYISFDILRRVLSDYFGHDILYVMNITDIDDKIIKRARQNYLYEKYVEEARTLDEVLDDAKSVMCSFESTVRNPNDPDKKAMVQKMLHDVEKAIENLNDAVKSKDMAKITEFQELLLKKARDPLAEWLDKKEGATVTEHSIFNKLSQHWESEFHKDMDALNVLRPNVLTRVSEYIPEIIAFIEKIIENGLAYESNGSVYFDVATFDKQDKHYYAKLVPEAYGDASSLQEGEGDLSVAEVSEKRSPIDFALWKSSKGGEPWWDSPWGKGRPGWHIECSVMASIICGESLDIHTGGVDLKFPHHDNEIAQAEAYFNNSDWVRYFLHSGHLTIAGCKMSKSLKNFITIQDALKKHSARQLRLAFLLHSWKDTLDYSDNTLNMAIQYEKFLNEFFLNVKCEIRSLGSHTNINTFSKWTDSEMELNEHFCDAKDSVHNALCDNIDTRSALDAIRDLVSHCNIYMKQIKQPNTLLLRDVAVYITKMFIVFGAISSSHENIGFPVDDKITNSNLEDTVMPYLEVLANFREKVRNHAKALKADTILKECDKLRDDILPNIGVRLEDSSEDVCKVKLVNREELMREKDTKRKLELEKSLEKERRKAEAAAAAAAKEAQRRIPPSEMFKLEQDKYSRFDSNGLPTHDVGGKEITKGQAKKLQKLQQAQEKRYNEHLASIQNGA from the exons ATGTCGAAGCGGACGCAGCCAGCGTGGGCCGCGCCGCAGAAGAAGAACACTTCGGTCCTGAAGTTATACAATAGTTTAACTAGGGAGAAAGAAGTATTCGTTCCTCAGTTCGGAAACCGCATATTGTGGTACAGCTGTGGGCCTACTGTGTACGATGCGTCGCATATGGGACACGCCAG GTCATATATATCTTTTGATATATTGAGGCGTGTGTTATCCGATTACTTTGGACATGATATTTTGTACGTAATGAATATTACTGATATAGACGATAAAATCATAAAGAGAGCCAGACAGAATTATTTGTATGAGAAATACGTAGAGGAAGCTCGTACTCTCGACGAAGTTCTGGACGACGCCAAAAGTGTGATGTGTTCTTTCGAGAGCACAGTGAGAAACCCAAACGATCCAGATAAGAAGGCTATGGTGCAGAAAATGTTGCACGATGTTGAGAAGGCGATTGAGAATCTTAACGATGCGGTGAAATCGAAAGATATGGCCAAGATTACAGAGTTTCAAGAG CTGCTTTTGAAGAAGGCGCGAGATCCTCTGGCGGAATGGTTGGACAAGAAGGAGGGAGCGACCGTCACGGAACACTCGATATTCAACAAGCTGTCGCAGCATTGGGAGTCGGAGTTTCATAAAGATATGGATGCTTTGAAT GTGTTACGACCAAATGTTTTAACAAGGGTTAGTGAATATATTCCCGAGATAATAGCATTTATTGAAAAGATCATAGAAAATGGGCTTGCGTATGAGAGTAACGGCTCTGTGTATTTCGATGTCGCTACTTTTGACAAGCAAGACAAGCATTATTACGCTAAACTGGTTCCAGAAGCGTACGGAGATGCGTCCAGTTTACAAGAAGGAGAAG GGGACTTGAGTGTCGCGGAGGTGTCTGAAAAAAGATCGCCGATAGATTTTGCTCTTTGGAAGAGTTCCAAGGGCGGGGAGCCGTGGTGGGATAGCCCTTGGGGTAAAGGACGACCAGGTTGGCACATAGAGTGCTCAGTTATGGCATCTATAATTTGCGGAGAGAGTTTAGACATTCACACTGGCGGAGTGGATTTGAAGTTCCCGCATCATGATAATGAAATAGCACAAGCAGAGGCGTATTTCAATAATTCCGATTGGGTTAGATATTTCCTTCATTCTGGCCATCTAACCATAGCGGGCTGTAAAAtgtcaaaatctttaaaaaactttattacCATACAAGATGCATTGAAGAAACATTCCGCGAGGCAGCTCAGGCTTGCGTTCCTTTTGCATTCGTGGAAAGACACGTTAGATTACAGTGATAATACACTGAACATGGCTATTCAATACGAGAAGTTCTTAAAC GAATTCTTCTTAAACGTAAAGTGCGAAATTAGATCTTTAGGTTCGCatacaaatattaatactttttcCAAATGGACAGATTCCGAAATGGAATTAAATGAACATTTTTGCGACGCGAAGGATTCTGTGCATAATGCATTGTGCG ATAATATAGACACAAGAAGCGCGCTTGACGCAATTAGAGATCTTGTGTCGCATTGCAACATTTATATGAAACAGATTAAACAGCCGAACACATTGTTGCTTAGAGACGTTGCGGTTTATATAACGAAAATGTTTATTGTTTTTGGCGCAATATCGTCCTCGCACGAGAACATTGGGTTCCCAGTGGACGATAAGATTACAAATTCGAAT CTCGAAGACACTGTTATGCCGTATCTGGAGGTTCTGGCGAATTTCCGAGAGAAAGTGAGGAATCATGCTAAAGCATTGAAGGCAGACACTATTCTCAAGGAATGCGATAAATTACGCGACGACATTTTACCAAATATTGGAGTGCGTTTAGAAGACAGCAGCGAAGACGTTTGTAAAGTTAAGCTAGTGAACAGAGAAGAGCTTATGAGGGAAAAGGACACTAAAAGGAAACTAGAGCTAGAAAAATCAttggagaaggaaagaaggaaggcGGAAGCCGCTGCGGCAGCTGCGGCGAAAGAAGCGCAAAGAAGAATCCCTCCCTCCGAGATGTTCAAGCTGGAACAAGATAAATATTCTCGATTTGATAGCAAC GGTCTGCCAACCCACGACGTCGGTGGTAAGGAGATCACCAAAGGACAGGCaaagaaactgcaaaagttaCAGCAAGCACAAGAGAAAAGATACAACGAGCATCTTGCTTCCATTCAAAACGGCGCGTAA
- the Svr gene encoding carboxypeptidase D svr: MVRIGTTYGTFLFPCLLIGIINGLAINTEEKLDEDFIIPHYTNYEELKQLCNSLVQKYPNLAKVFSIGKSVEGRDLLVLEISENVRERKLGEPMVKYVANMHGDEAVGRELLIYLAQHLLHNYGKDDRVTKLVNNTDIYLMPSMNPDGFEKSQEGKCESKKDFSGRENANHIDLNRDFPDQFDRRTSQLQKGINLLDGRQNETIAMMTWIATEPFVLSGNLHGGAVVASYPYDSGISRACCIESKSPDDEVFKYLAHAYADNHPQMHAGNACPPEVFRNGVTNGAYWYEVIGGMQDFNYARSNAFEITFELSCCKYPSASTMPEHWRMNKESLVKYLEQAHIGVKGLVTDSDGQPIEAASIIVDGIDHNISTTNRGEYWRLLLPGTYSIHAEAWGYQPSERVSVTVEPGEPIIVNFTLKQDLLDDQGKLNLDKVEEIIRPIDEYGFFHDTQFRHHNYLAMEKYLKRLHSNYPHITHLYNIGESVNHRRLYVMEITENPKEHSLNKPEVKYIGNMHGNEVVGREILLLLLKYLCEGYESDARVTKILKNVRLHVMPSMNPDGYEISKEGDVYGGQGRANAHGVDLNRNFPDQYEMNDYNREQEPETKAVMDWIAKVPFVLSANFHGGALVANYPYDNGPQYTHNVPNLSPDDQVFKALALAYSNAHPRMHLGEPCPPLPNERLNLPSVLEERFPGGITNGAAWYSVNGGMQDYNYVHSNAFEITVEVGCTKFPNATELANYWLENREPLLRLIEMSRKGVHGVVRSSIGTAVPHAKISVDGIKHDIYAADGGDYWRLLVPGKYNVTVSAVGYESQTQSVIVPDANVFGAGEVTVDFTLMRDDPQHWSSAYDFRLIPNLQNVYLKNAELSARFSQLENNQLNVAEFQAGESLDSMAIHSLKITRDMGGPEENKFHIGLIGGLFASQPVGREVLLRLATHILMGNQIEDPPIQRILNNTVLHFLPGVDPGFDNIVNIQDCNPMKSGEIGEKLLQKDNTGSDEANRVTNAFKKILSNEGYDVVVILGSGSLKVSYTDNNLNVYKTLAENYEHSLHKGTCNFLNSEVKDVQDYIQHTYNIPVISINLSCCKYPPAESISIIWRENLLPLKRLIQSLATGIRGVVTDTNDVPLREAVVQIGAKTYQVSKNMAYFKIRLLPGEYILKFFCKGYVEQSMKVTVLDESITDINVKMPKRRINETKHQSYSEDPEPNVVNQVLTELNDKYSRLSILHTIGKSKEGIRIMCLEIGVENNYKRVGRPSVAFVAGISNGVPVTSKVLLHFATYLLEHYRKDTSITNYLDKYTIYIAPDLSQVSNNNESCSSFIMGDLRFPINDVLTSEASTIINWFKKMNAMIAVNLNIGSQHIEIPFAGNYGKMSGNAYETDDEVILQELGSLYTKNNINMTSNNSNCNQDFNVNSNGVIHAGLGLGGKREDSLIDYLYLNTSTLMIDAYVTCCDTDDSKNVWEDNKASLLAMVEKLRDGVKGYVLNKNNEPTENAVLSHNKSAHHIKSGINGAYWILLQPGTHVIIAQAPGYIQQTKVFTTPDVHNILNLIFKLRYNDTFLGMQRMVFIILISAICLGFVACAIFICAHCQSSKQPQKANRNGYAFSLLKDGASFFDDDEKEIEIFRRPLNGQMEKDEITKPYFDDDNVSSSDDASDLEFIRPAQEFEDRTLLENR, from the exons GAAGGGAAATGCGAATCAAAGAAGGATTTCTCGGGACGCGAGAATGCAAATCATATCGATCTGAACAGAGACTTTCCTGATCAGTTCGACAGAAGAACCAGCCAGCTTCAGAAAGGCATTAATTTGTTAGATGGTCGCCAGAATGAAACTATAGCCATGATGACATGGATCGCAACAGAGCCGTTTGTATTGTCTGGAAATCTTCACGGCGGTGCTGTTGTAGCCAGTTATCCATATGATTCTGG AATTTCAAGAGCTTGCTGCATCGAAAGTAAAAGCCCAGACGAcgaggtattcaaatatttagctCACGCGTACGCAGACAATCACCCGCAAATGCACGCGGGTAACGCCTGCCCTCCAGAAGTGTTCAGAAATGGTGTCACTAATGGAGCATATTG GTATGAAGTTATCGGTGGAATGCAAGATTTTAATTATGCCCGCTCGAATGCGTTTGAGATAACGTTTGAACTTAGTTGCTGTAAATATCCAAGTGCCTCGACAATGCCGGAGCATTGGAGGATGAACAAGGAATCTCTTGTAAAATATCTTGAGCAAGCGCATATCGGAGTGAAAG GTCTTGTAACAGACTCGGACGGTCAGCCTATAGAAGCAGCATCTATCATCGTGGATGGAATAGACCATAATATTTCAACTACAAACCGTGGAGAGTATTGGCGTTTGTTACTGCCTGGAACTTACTCTATTCACGCAGAAGCATGGGG GTATCAACCAAGCGAACGAGTAAGCGTTACCGTAGaaccaggtgaaccaatcattgTCAATTTTACTTTAAAACAGGATCTCCTTGACGACCAAG gaaaattaaatttagacaAAGTTGAGGAAATTATAAGGCCGATAGATGAATATGGATTCTTTCACGATACACAATTCAGACACCATAATTACCTAGCGATGGAGAAATACCTGAAGCGTTTGCATTCAAATTACCCACACATTACGCACCTTTATAACATAGGAGAGTCTGTGAACCATCGTCGATTGTATGTCATGGAAATAACAGAGAATCCTAAAGAGCATAGTCTGAATAAGCCGGAAGTGAAGTACATAGGAAACATGCATGGGAACGAAGTGGTTGGCAGAgaaattttattgttattactGAAGTATCTCTGCGAAGGCTACGAAAGCGACGCAAGAGTCACAAAAATACTTAAAAATGTCAGACTGCACGTAATGCCAAGTATGAATCCCGATGGCTACGAGATTTCCAAGGAGGGAGATGTTTACGGAGGACAAGGGAGAGCGAATGCCCATGGTGTTGATCTCAACCGAAATTTCCCCGATCAGTATGAAATGAACGAT TATAACAGAGAGCAAGAGCCCGAAACAAAGGCAGTGATGGATTGGATCGCAAAAGTCCCATTTGTACTTTCGGCTAATTTTCATGGAGGAGCATTAGTAGCTAATTATCCATACGACAATGGACCGCAGTATACGCACAATGTTCCAAACCTAAGTCCAGACGATCAGGTTTTCAAAGCATTAGCGCTGGCATATTCCAATGCCCATCCACGTATGCACCTTGGAGAGCCGTGTCCTCCACTTCCAAACGAGCGACTAAACTTACCTAGCGTGCTCGAGGAACGCTTTCCTGGTGGGATCACCAACGGAGCTGCCTGGTACTCCGTCAACGGAGGCATGCAAGATTATAATTACGTTCACAGTAATGCCTTTGAAATCACAGTGGAAGTGGGGTGTACAAAGTTCCCAAATGCAACGGAACTGGCTAACTATTGGCTAGAAAATAGGGAGCCTCTCTTGCGTCTTATTGAAATG TCTCGCAAAGGTGTACATGGAGTGGTACGTTCATCTATTGGCACCGCGGTGCCTCACGCTAAAATATCTGTGGATGGAATTAAGCATGATATCTATGCAGCCGACGGTGGGGACTATTGGCGTCTTTTAGTCCCAGGAAAATACAATGTTACGGTCAGCGCAGTAGGGTATGAATCACAGACGCAGAGTGTGATCGTACCAGACGCCAATGTGTTTGGCGCGGGAGAAGTAACAGTGGATTTCACACTTATGCGAGACGACCCTCAACATTG GTCTTCCGCATATGATTTTCGATTAATACCAAATTTGCAGAATGTGTATTTAAAGAATGCCGAATTAAGTGCAAGATTTAGTCAATTAGAAAATAATCAACTGAACGTTGCAGAATTTCAAGCTGGAGAGTCGTTAGATAGCATGGCCATCCATTCGTTAAAGATTACGCGCGAT ATGGGAGGGCcggaagaaaataaatttcatatcgGTCTGATCGGAGGACTGTTCGCTTCTCAACCAGTGGGCAGAGAAGTTCTGTTACGATTAGCGACTCATATTCTTATGGGAAACCAAATCGAAGATCCTCCTATACAGAGGATATTGAATAATACTGTTTTACATTTTCTTCCTGGCGTGGATCCAGGCTTCGATAACATAGTAAATATTCAAGATTGTAATCCAATGAAGAGTGGTGAAATAGGTGAAAAGCTACTACAAAAAGATAATACTGGGTCCGATGAAGCAAATAGAGTTACTAACgcatttaagaaaatattatctAACGAAGGATATGACGTAGTCGTTATACTAGGCAGTGGATCGCTTAAAGTCAG CTATACAGACAATAATTTGAATGTATATAAAACTCTAGCCGAAAATTATGAACATTCGCTGCATAAAGGGACATGCAATTTCCTGAATAGCGAAGTAAAAGACGTGCAGGATTACATTCAACATACATATAACATACCTGTA ATAAGCATCAACTTGTCCTGCTGCAAGTACCCACCCGCAgaatctatttcaattatttggcgTGAGAATTTGTTACCCCTGAAGCGGCTTATTCAAAGCCTGGCGACTGGTATTCGCGGAGTGGTAACGGATACTAATGATGTTCCTCTAAGAGAGGCTGTCGTTCAGATCGGAGCAAAAACTTATCAAGTTTCAAAGAATATGGCATACTTCAAAATTCGCCTCCTTCCAGGCGAATACATATTGAAATTCTTCTGCAAAGGTTACGTCGAGCAGTCCATGAAAGTTACCGTGCTTGACGAAAGCATAACTGACATTAATGTGAAAATGCCGAAACGTCGTATAAATGAAACGAAACATCAAAGCTACAGTGAAGATCCAGAGCCGAATGTTGTGAACCAAGTTCTAACCGAACTGAATGACAAATATTCGCGATTATCAATTTTACACACTATTGGGAAGTCGAAAGAGGGTATTCGAATAATGTGTTTAGAAATCGgcgttgaaaataattataaacgcGTAGGTCGACCGTCTGTTGCTTTTGTGGCTGGCATTTCGAATGGCGTGCCTGTAACGTCCAAAGTTCTATTGCATTTTGCGACGTATCTACTGGAGCATTATAGGAAAGATACAAGTATTACGAACTATTTGGACAAATATACAATATACATCGCTCCAGATTTATCCCAAGTTTCTAACAATAACGAATCTTGCTCTTCGTTCATTATGGGCGATCTACGATTTCCTATTAATGACGTACTAACTAGCGAGGCGAGTACGATAATTAATTGGTTCAAGAAGATGAACGCGATGATAGCAGTGaatctgaatatcggttcgcaACATATTGAAATTCCGTTTGCGGGAAATTATGGAAAAATGTCCGGTAATGCGTATGAAACTGATGACGAAGTTATACTGCAAGAACTTGGATCACTGTATACAAAGAATAATATCAATATGACTTCGAACAATTCGAATTGTAATCAAGATTTCAATGTGAATAGTAATGGTGTCATTCACGCTGGATTGGGTCTCGGTGGGAAGAGAGAGGATTCCTTGATAGATTACCTTTATCTGAATACAAGTACTCTGATGATAGACGCGTATGTTACTTGTTGCGACACAGACGACTCGAAGAATGTGTGGGAGGATAATAAAGCTAGTTTACTAGCTATGGTCGAGAAGCTTAGGGATGGAGTGAAAGGATATGTCCTTAATAAAAATAACGAGCCAACAGAAAATGCTGTTTTATCTCACAACAAATCGGCGCACCATATCAAAAGTGGAATAAATGGAGCTTATTGGATTCTACTTCAACCTGGCACTCATGTTATAATTGCCCAAGCACCCGGATATATTCAACAGACTAAAGTTTTCACCACGCCCGATGTACATAATATTTTGAACCTAATATTTAAATTACGATATAACGACACGTTCCTGGGGATGCAAAGAATGGTCTTTATCATACTCATAA GTGCTATATGTTTAGGATTTGTTGCCTGCGCTATATTCATCTGCGCGCATTGTCAGTCTTCCAAGCAGCCGCAAAAAGCTAATCGAAATGGATATGCGTTCAGTTTACTCAAAGATGGTGCAAGTTTCTTTGACGACGATGAAaaggaaattgaaatatttagaaGGCCACTAAACG GGCAAATGGAAAAAGATGAAATTACAAAACCATACttcgatgatgataatgtatCCAGCTCTGATGATGCCAGTGATTTAGAATTCATTAGGCCAGCTCAAGAATTCGAAGACAGAACATTATTAGAGAATAGATAG